DNA from Micromonospora nigra:
GTTGCCGTAGACGACGTCGGCGCGCCCGTCGAGCACCGGGGCGAGCAGCTTGGGGATGTCCTGCGGGTCGTACTCCAGGTCGGCGTCCAGAATCACCATGTACTCGCCCTGGGCACTGGCGACCGCCGTCTTGATCGCCGCGCCCTTGCCGGCGTTGCGCTGGTGGGTGACCACCCGCAGTCGGGCGTCGTCGGCCCGGCCGAGGATCTCGCCGGTGCCGTCCCGGCTGCCGTCGTCGACGACGACGAGCTCGATCTCGCACGGGTATTCGACCGCCAGGGCCTGCTTGAGGGCATCCGCGATGAGTTCTTCCTCGTTGTAGACCGGCATGAGGATCGACAGCTTCACGGGAATCTCCACGGTGGCGGTGACACGTCGTCCCTAGCCTAGCCTGGCAGCTCAGCCAAGCGGTGCCGGCCGCCGACGGAGATCGATGACACGGCTGTCAGGTTGATGGTGTTTACTTCCGGCCATGTCGGCCGCCGGCTATCTGCTCGCCCTGGCTCCCGTCGCCACCGTCGTCCTGTTCTCCGTCGCGCTGCGACCAACCGCCGGGGGCGTGGTCGCGCCGCGTCGACTCGCGGTCACCCGCGCCGCGCTGGTCACCGGGGCCGTCGCGGTGTTCACCGTGGAGGCGCTGGGCGCGCTCGGCTGGCTCACCCTGCCCGCGTTCGCCGTCGTCTGGCTGCTCGTCCTCGCCGCCGCCGGCACGGCCGCGTCCCGCCGGCTGCGGCGGGACCGGGCCCGGTCCCGAGCGGTCGACGCGGACGTGCCGCACCGGACGGACCCCGGTCCGGCCGGCCGACCCGGTACCGTCCCGGCCGCTGTCGGGGAACCGGTCGACCGGGTCCTGGTCACCGGCGTGACCGGACCGGCCGACCGGAGCGGGTTCACCGGCCCGGTCGGCGACGGCGACCGGCCCGGCCCGGCCCGCACGGGTCCGGGTTCCACAGCGGACCCGGCCTCCGGGCAGTGGCGCGACGCTTCCCGCACGGGCGCGGGGCATCCGGCGACCCTGACGGCCGGCGGGGACGACAGCGGGGGTGACGCGGCGGTGGGCGGCCGGGTGCCGAGGCAGCGCCGGCCGGGCGACGCCAGCCGGGCGGGCCGGCCCTCGCCCGGGGGCGACCCGTCGCCGGCCGCCGGCTGGTCGGCCCGCCTGCTGCGGTTCTGGCGTACGGCCAGCCGGGGCGAACGGCTGCTGGCCGGAACCGTCGGCGGGCTGCTGCTGGTGGAGTTGCTGGTCGCGCTGCTGGCCGAGCCGAACAACTTCGACTCGCAGACCTACCACCTGCCGAAGGTCGAGCGGTGGGTGGCGCAGGGTGACCTGGAGTTCTGGGCCACCGCGATCCACCGTCAGGTGACCATTCCGCCGGGCGCGGAGTACCTGTTGCTGCACCTGCGCCTGCTCACCGGCGGCGACGCGCTGCACAATCTGGTGCAGTGGGCCGCCGGGGTCGGGCTGCTGCTGGTCGCCACCCGGATCACCGCCCAGCTCGGTGGCGGGCGGCGGGCACAACTGCTCACCGCCTTCGTGCTGGCGACCACGCCGATGGTCACCCTCCAGGCCACCAGCACCCAGACCGACCTGGTGTGCGCGGCGTGGGTGGCGTGCGCCGCGACGCTGGTGCTGGACGGCCTGGGTCGGCGGAGCGGGATCGGCACCCTGCTCGGCCTGGGCGCGGCCACCGGGCTGACCGCGGTCACCAAGACCAGCGGCCTGATCGCCGTCGGCCCCCTGCTGGTGCTCTGGGGCCTGGCCCAGCTCAGGCTGGCGTACGCGGCCCGGCGGGCGGTCGCCCCCCGGGTGGCCCGTACCGTCGTCGCCTCCGGGCTGATCCTGCTGGTCGCGGCGACGGTCGTCGGCCCGTTCCTGGCCCGGGTGACCGCCGAGTTCGGGCACCCCCTCGGCCCGCCCCGACTGCGGGAGTCGGTGCCGATGGAGCGGCACGACCCGGCTTCGGTGCTGGTGAACGCCCTGCGGATCGGGCACACCGCCTTCGACACCCCGCTGGCGCCGCTGCGCCGGGCGGGAGCGGAGGCCATCGTCGCGGTGGCGGGGCTGCTCGGGGTGGACCCCCAGGACCGCGAGATCACCTTCGGTCGGGAGAAGTTCCCCGAGCCGGCCTGGTACCCCGACGAGGACCGGGTGGCCTTCCCGCTCGCCGGTGGGCTGGCGCTGGTCGGGGCCGTCGTGGCGCTCGCCCGTCCGTCCCGGGTCAGCCCGTCGGGCGCGGGCCCGCTGCGGGCGTACACGATGGTGGTGGTCACCGCGGTGGTGCTGCACACCGCGATGATCAAGTGGCAGCCGTGGGGCAACCGGTTGCTGCTGTACGCGCTGGCGTTGGCCGTACCGCTGGCGGGTCTGTGGCTGGACGCGCTGTTCCGCCGCCGGGCCGACCGCGCGCCCGGCGACGGCCGACGGTCGGTGGCCGTGGTGCTGGCCGTCACGGTGCTGGCCACGTGCGCGCTGGCCGGCGTGCTGGCGATCTCCTACGGTTTCCCGCGCCGGCTGGTGGGTGCCGGCTCGGTGTTCACCACGTCGGAGTGGGACACCCGGTTCCTGCGTCGCCCACAGTGGGCGGCGGAGTTCCGGTGGGCGGCGGATGCGGTCGGCGCGACGGACGCCCGGCGGATCGGTCTGGTGCAGCAGAACGACAACTGGGAGTACCCCTGGTGGCTGCTGCTGCGCGGCACCGACGGCGGGTCGCCCGACCTGGTGGCGCTGGAGTCGGTGTTGCCGGAGCGGCCGGGTGCCGACCCGGCTTCGGTGGACGCGATCGTCTGCACGGGTTCCCGCAAGACCTGCGCGAACCTGGTGCCGCCCGGCTGGCGGCTGGAGTTCCGCTCGTACGTGGGCTACGCCCTGCCGCCGCAGCGGTGACCGGTCGGGCCCCCGTCACGCGACGGGGACCCGATCCCACGGTCAGTCCTGCCTGCGCGGCACCACGATGAGCCGGGCCACGCCGGTGTCGCCCTCCTTGGCACCGGCCACCCCGACGGTGGTGCCGACCGCCACGTCCTTCGGCTGGATCGTGCTGCGTCGTTCGACGACCCGCAGGCCGTCCCCGAACGTCCAGGTCATGGTGAAACCGTCGGCCGACTTCACGGTCACCGAATCGCCGTCGACGGCCGTCACCTCACCCCGCTGGACGGCGACGGTCCTGGTCCCCCCGTCCCTGGTCTGCACGACGACCTCGCCGTGCAGGGCGTTGCGCCGCAGCAGCACCCGGGCCGCCCGACGCTTGCGCCACTCCTCTGCGCGCTCCCCGCGACGCGGCTCGGCACCAGCCGGCGCAGGCGTGCCGTCGGCCGACGTGGGCGTGCCGTCCGCCGGCGCGGGCTCCGCCGGGTCCAGGTCCACGGGGTCGACGCCCAGCGCCGCGAGGGCCTGCCCCTCGACGCCCATCGCGGCGGCCACCTCCACCGCGGCCTCCTGCGCCGTGTCCTGGGCGACCTGGGCCGGGCCGCATCCTGCGGCGACCAGCGCCACCGCCGCGAGCAGCGTGACGACGAATCCGTGACGTGGCATGACTTTCCCTCTCGTCGGTGGGACGCCGGGACACCGGCGACGTGCCACCAGCGTCGGGCAGGCGGGTGGGCGCGGGGTCAGGCCCGTGTTCGGATCGGGTAAGGATGCGCGGGCAGCAGGACGGTGAACGCCGCCCCGCCCTCCGGTGCGTGCCCGACGGCGATCCGGCCGCCGAGCCGCCGGACCAGCCCGGCCGCCAGCGCCAGACCCAGGCCGCTGCCCACCTTCCGCACCCCCCGGTACCGCTGGTGCAGGGCCCCGCGTTCGAAGGCCACCGCCAGGTCGTCGTCGGTGAAGCCGGGCCCGCCGTCGCGGACCTCCAGGACCCCGCCGGCGGCCGGGTCCGCGCCGGCCGGCCGGGCCGCGAGCACCACCGCCGCTCCCGGGGGTACGACCCGCAGCGCGTTCTCCAGCAGCCCGTCGACCACCTGCCGGATCCGGCCCGGGTCCGTGTACGCCGGCACCGGACCGCTGGGCAGTTCCACGCGGAACAGCACCCCCAGGGCCGCGCACCGGTCGGCCCAGGTCCGTTGCGCGTCGACGGCGAGCCGGGCCAGGTCGACCTGCGCGGGCTCCAGCGGGAAGTCGACCGCCTCCAGGCGGGCCAACGCCAGCAGGTCGCTGACCAGGCGGTCCAGGTGTTGCGCCTCGGCCAGCATCGTCCGGCCCGTGTCGGCGGTGGCGGCCGGTTCCACCACTCCGTCGGCGAGCGCCTCGGCGTACCCGCGGATCGCGGTCAACGGGGTCCGCAACTCGTGCGAGACGGACAGCAGGAACTCCCGCTGCCGTCCCTCGCTGGTGGCCAGCGCGGCGGCCAGGCCGTTGAGGGCGTCCGCCAGGTCGGCCACCTCGTCGGGCGGCTCGACGGGCACCCGCACGGTGCGGTCCCCGGCCCGCAGCCGGGCGGCGGCGGTGGCGGCCTGCCGGATCGGGCGGGCCAGCCGGCGGGCGAGCAGCAGCCCGGCGACCAGCCCGGCGGCGAGCCCTGCCAGCAACGCCAGCCACAGGCTGCGCAGCACCTGTCGCCACACGCCACTGCCGGCGGGTCGGGTCAGCACCACGCCGTTGCCGCCGGGCAGGGCCCGGCCCTCGACCAGGGACCGTTGCCCGTCGACGAGCCGCACACCGGAGACGTTGCGGCCCTGGGCGACCCGGTTGACGACCGACCGGGGCAGTCCGGGCCGGTTCGGCGTACCGGCGACGATCATGTGCACGGTGATGTCCTGCTGCTCGCGGAGCTGGCGGACCAGTCGTTCGCCGGCCGCGTCCTGGACCCGCTGCCGCCGTACCCGTAGCACGTCGGCGGCCAGCCGGGCCTGCGCGGCCAGTGCCTCCTGGTCGCGCCGTTCCGCGCCGCGCACCGACAACGGCACCGCGACCAGCGCGGTGACCAGCACCGACACCAGGGCGACCGCGCAGGTGACCAGCACCGCGCGGGCGGTCAGCGTCCCGCCGGGCCGGCGCGGCGGCGGTCCGAGCGCTCCGGATCCGGGCGGCGGCGGCCCGGACGGTGACGGGCCGGACGGTGGCGGCCCGGACGGTGACGGGCCGGACGGTGACGGGCCGGACGGTGGCGGGCCGGACGGTGGCGGGCCGAGCGGTCCGGGGCCGGGCGGTGGCGGGCCGGGCGGTGGCGGGTCGGCCGGTGACGGGCCGGGCGGTCGGGGCTCAGGCATCGGCGGCGTACCCGACGCCCCGATGGGTGCGGATCACGCTGGCCGGGCCCAGCTTGGCGCGCACCTGCGCGACGTGCACGTCGACGGTGCGGGTGCCGGCGTGGGCGGCGTACCCCCACGCCCCGGCGAGCAGCTCCTCGCGGGTGAACACCCGGCCGGGCCGCGCCATCAGGTGGGCCAGCAGGTCGAACTCGGTGGAGGTCAGCTGCACCGGGGCACCGTCGACGGCGACCGTCCGGCGGGCCGGGTCGAGGGTCACCCGACCGAGGACCCGGGGGCGGGCCAGGCCGTCGGGTGGGCCGGCGGTGCGGCGCAGCACCGCGCGTACCCGCGCGACCAGCTCCCGGGGGCTGAACGGCTTGGTGACGTAGTCGTCCGCGCCCAGCTCCAGGCCGACGATGCGGTCCACCTCGTCGTCGCGGGCGGTGAGGAAGATGACCGGCGTCCAGTCGCCGGCCTCGCGCAGTCTCCGGCACACCTCGGTACCGGGCAGGCCGGGCAGCGCGATGTCCAGGACGCAGGCCACCGGACGCAGCCGTCTCGCCGCCGCCAGACCGGCCGCGCCGTCGGCCTCGGTGTGCACACCGAACCCGTCCCGGGCCAGATACAGCCGGACGAGGTCGGCGATGGCCGGCTCGTCCTCCACCACGAGGACGAGCCCGCGCGGCGGGGCGTCGACGGTCACCGGCCCATGATGGCCGACCGGCGGGACACCTCGCCGGGTGGATCGTGTTCGGGTTCGGTAAGGGTGCCGTCAGCGGGCGATCGCGGGGTGCAGCACGGCGGGGCCGGCGACGTCGGGAAGGTCGCCCACGGTGGCGACCACCCGCTCCCGGGGGCTGCGCAGCCGGGTACGGAAGGCGTGGTTCAGCAGGGTGTCGAGCTGCCACACCTGCTTCGGGTGGCGGGTACGGATGACGAAGCGCTCGCGGATGCCGTCGATCGCGGTCGCCGCCAGCTCGACGCGGTGCAGCCGGGGGTCGGGGCTCCAGGTGACGTGGCTCAGCTCGCGAAGCTCGGTGTTGAGGTGCAGCCGGAGCCGGTGCAGCACCCGGGTCTGTCGGGTCACGACGAGCCGACGGTGGGTGAGCAGCAGCAGGTATTCCCCGGACATCGGCCGGTCGGGGCGTCCGCACCGGGTGACCAGGATCGTCGCGTCGCCGGAACCCACGCAGCGGCGGAACACCGGCATGTGCCGGCTCGCCGTCTGCACCGCGATGCCGGCCTCGGTGGCGGCGGGGAGGAACGTTCGGGAGAACACGTCCATGTCCTGCCCAACGAACCGCGTCCGGACGGTGACGTGGGCCGCGCCCTGCTTTCTGCATGTTCCACTCGCGGATCGCACCGTCGGTGTGGCAGCGGGCCGGGGCGGGCGCCGCCTCGGCCCGCCCGGTCAGCGCGGCTCGACGAACCGCCGTGCGCGCCGCCCACCGGACGACGAGATCGTCAGAGCAGCTCGACGATCGTGGCGTTGGCCATGCCGCCGCCCTCGCACATGGTCTGGAGCCCGTAGCGGATGCCGTTGTCGCGCATGTGGGCCAACATGGTGGTCATGATCCGGGCACCGGACGCCCCGAGGGGGTGCCCGAGCGCGATGGCACCGCCGCGCGGGTTGAGCCGCTCCGGGTCCGCCTCGGTCTCCGCCAGCCACGCCAGGGGTACGGGGGCGAACGCCTCGTTCACCTCGTACACCCCGATCTCCTCGATGCCCAGCCCCGCGCGACGCAGCGCCTTCGCGGTGGCCGGGATCGGCGCGGTGAGCATGGCGACCGGGTCGTCGGCGGCGACCACGGCGGTGTGCACGCGGGCCAGCGGGCGCAGTCCGTGCCGGCTGGCCCAGTCGCTGGTGGTGACGGCCAGCGCCGCCGCGCCGTCGGAGATCTGCGACGCCGAACCGGCGGTCACCACCCCGTCGGGGCGGAAGGGCGTCGCCAGTTCGGCTAGCTTCTCCAGGGAGGTCTCCCGCCGGATCCCCTCGTCGGCGGCGAACTCGCCGTCGCCCAGCGCGACCGGCGCGATCTCCGCCTCGAACGCCCCCGCGTCCTGTGCGGCTGCCGCCTTCTCGTGGCTGGCCAGGGCGAATTCGTCGAGTTGGGTGCGGGAGAAGCGCCAGCGGGCGGCGATCAGCTCCGCGCCGACGCCCTGGTTGAACGGCAGCGGGGAGCCCTCCGCGACACCCTCGACGCCCCGGTAGCGGGCCAGGATCTGGTCGCTGAACGGCATGCCGTCGGCCACGCTGGAGCCCATCGGCACCCGGGTCATCGACTCGACGCCACCGG
Protein-coding regions in this window:
- a CDS encoding sensor histidine kinase, whose protein sequence is MTARAVLVTCAVALVSVLVTALVAVPLSVRGAERRDQEALAAQARLAADVLRVRRQRVQDAAGERLVRQLREQQDITVHMIVAGTPNRPGLPRSVVNRVAQGRNVSGVRLVDGQRSLVEGRALPGGNGVVLTRPAGSGVWRQVLRSLWLALLAGLAAGLVAGLLLARRLARPIRQAATAAARLRAGDRTVRVPVEPPDEVADLADALNGLAAALATSEGRQREFLLSVSHELRTPLTAIRGYAEALADGVVEPAATADTGRTMLAEAQHLDRLVSDLLALARLEAVDFPLEPAQVDLARLAVDAQRTWADRCAALGVLFRVELPSGPVPAYTDPGRIRQVVDGLLENALRVVPPGAAVVLAARPAGADPAAGGVLEVRDGGPGFTDDDLAVAFERGALHQRYRGVRKVGSGLGLALAAGLVRRLGGRIAVGHAPEGGAAFTVLLPAHPYPIRTRA
- a CDS encoding response regulator transcription factor, with amino-acid sequence MTVDAPPRGLVLVVEDEPAIADLVRLYLARDGFGVHTEADGAAGLAAARRLRPVACVLDIALPGLPGTEVCRRLREAGDWTPVIFLTARDDEVDRIVGLELGADDYVTKPFSPRELVARVRAVLRRTAGPPDGLARPRVLGRVTLDPARRTVAVDGAPVQLTSTEFDLLAHLMARPGRVFTREELLAGAWGYAAHAGTRTVDVHVAQVRAKLGPASVIRTHRGVGYAADA
- a CDS encoding thiolase family protein, with amino-acid sequence MSDAVIVGAVRTPVGRRKGSLAGVHPVDLSAHVLRALAERTGIDPAQVDDVVWGCVSQVGEQSWNIARNGVLAAGWPESVPGTTVDRQCGSSQQALHFAAATVLSGQADLVVAGGVESMTRVPMGSSVADGMPFSDQILARYRGVEGVAEGSPLPFNQGVGAELIAARWRFSRTQLDEFALASHEKAAAAQDAGAFEAEIAPVALGDGEFAADEGIRRETSLEKLAELATPFRPDGVVTAGSASQISDGAAALAVTTSDWASRHGLRPLARVHTAVVAADDPVAMLTAPIPATAKALRRAGLGIEEIGVYEVNEAFAPVPLAWLAETEADPERLNPRGGAIALGHPLGASGARIMTTMLAHMRDNGIRYGLQTMCEGGGMANATIVELL